A region from the Lycium barbarum isolate Lr01 chromosome 8, ASM1917538v2, whole genome shotgun sequence genome encodes:
- the LOC132606156 gene encoding uncharacterized protein LOC132606156 has translation MKGGDEEKGLVWKLPIVKSKQLGKIGPAFGLGIGCGFGLGIGLIGGTGFGPGLPGLQLGFGLGAGCGIGLGFGYAVGRGFAYDDTRRYSNVGKLFHGPANLPNRNEVGELLDELVVNTKKLIKATTQELDKWRRS, from the exons ATGAAAGGGGGAGATGAAGAAAAGGGTTTGGTATGGAAGCTACCGATAGTTAAGTCGAAGCAATTGGGGAAGATTGGACCTGCTTTTGGACTTGGCATTGGCTGTGGTTTTGGTCTCGGAATCGGCCTTATCGGAG GCACTGGCTTTGGTCCTGGACTTCCTGGCTTGCAACTGGGTTTTGGGTTAGGTGCTGGCTGTGGAATTGGTCTTGGTTTTGGCTACGCTGTTGGAAGAGGTTTTGCTTATGATGACACCCGTAGATACTCTAATGTCGGCAAGCTTTTCCATGGCCCTGCCAATTTGCCTAATCG GAATGAGGTAGGCGAACTCCTTGATGAGCTTGTTGTGAACACCAAAAAGCTAATCAAAGCGACTACACAAGAATTAGACAAGTGGAGAAGGTCCTAA
- the LOC132605086 gene encoding berberine bridge enzyme-like D-2, with the protein MKRNTSMFPKLPIMILISFVSFTSLLVPSFSTSTNLDTICTCLINYNVSNFSVYPTSVDSAASNYFNLLDFSIQNLRFAASFMPKPTVIIVPESKEQLVSSVRCSRRGSYEIRVRCGGHSYEGTSSVSVDGSPFVIIDLMKLDGVSVDLDSGTGWVQGGATLGQTYYAISQASNVHGFAAGSCPTVGVGGHISGGGFGFLSRKYGLAADNVVDALLVDAQGRLLDRKAMGEDVFWAIRGGGGGIWGIIYAWKIRLLKVPKTVTSFIVSRSGSKSYVSQLVHKWQLVAPKLDDEFYLSVSVSGGKTPEINTQFNGFHLGPRTEAISILNEAFPELGVLKHDCKEMSWIESTLFFSDLDNAANSSYVSLLKERYFEKKTYFKAKSDYVETPISMGGIMATLDVLEKEPKGLIILDPYGGAMQRISEEAIAFPHRKGNLFGIQYLVQWKEKDNIGKSNAYIEWIREFYNTMAPFVSSAPRAAYVNYMDLDLGMMDYLLLNTSNTNHAVERARVWGEKYFLNNYDRLVKAKTTIDPLNVFRHQQGIPPILT; encoded by the coding sequence ATGAAACGAAATACATCCATGTTTCCCAAGCTTCCGATCATGATTCTGATCAGCTTCGTCTCATTTACTTCTCTTCTTGTACCTTCCTTCTCTACTAGTACAAATCTGGATACCATTTGCACCTGTTTAATCAATTACAATGTCAGTAACTTCTCTGTTTACCCAACAAGTGTTGATTCTGCAGCTAGTAATTACTTTAACTTGCTTGACTTCTCCATTCAGAATCTCCGATTTGCGGCATCCTTTATGCCGAAACCAACAGTCATTATCGTACCAGAAAGCAAGGAGCAGCTCGTGAGCAGTGTTCGGTGTAGCAGACGAGGTTCATATGAAATCAGAGTAAGGTGCGGAGGACACAGTTATGAAGGGACTTCATCAGTTTCCGTAGATGGTTCCCCGTTTGTGATCATTGACTTGATGAAATTAGACGGTGTTTCAGTCGATTTGGATTCAGGAACGGGTTGGGTGCAGGGCGGTGCAACACTTGGCCAGACTTATTATGCCATTTCCCAGGCCAGCAACGTTCACGGCTTTGCAGCAGGTTCTTGCCCAACTGTGGGCGTTGGTGGGCACATTTCGGGGGGTGGTTTTGGATTTTTATCTAGAAAATATGGACTTGCGGCTGATAATGTGGTGGATGCTCTTCTTGTTGATGCGCAAGGACGGCTATTAGACCGCAAAGCCATGGGAGAAGATGTTTTTTGGGCCATCAGAGGTGGTGGCGGTGGAATATGGGGAATCATCTATGCCTGGAAAATCCGATTGCTCAAAGTACCCAAGACAGTCACTAGTTTCATAGTCTCTAGGTCTGGCTCCAAAAGTTACGTGTCCCAACTAGTTCACAAATGGCAACTAGTTGCACCAAAGTTGGACGATGAATTTTACCTATCCGTCTCTGTTAGTGGAGGGAAAACTCCTGAAATAAATACACAATTCAACGGATTTCACTTAGGTCCAAGAACTGAAGCCATTTCCATCTTGAATGAGGCCTTTCCGGAGTTGGGCGTTCTGAAACATGACTGCAAAGAAATGAGTTGGATTGAGTCCACACTTTTCTTTTCCGACTTAGATAACGCTGCAAACTCCTCTTACGTCTCGCTTTTGAAAGAACGCTACTTTGAGAAAAAAACTTACTTTAAAGCCAAATCAGACTATGTTGAGACCCCAATTTCAATGGGTGGAATAATGGCAACTCTTGATGTACTTGAGAAAGAGCCCAAGGGACTCATTATACTGGACCCTTACGGTGGAGCCATGCAGAGGATTAGTGAGGAAGCTATTGCATTCCCTCATAGAAAGGGTAACCTTTTCGGAATTCAATATCTAGTACAGTGGAAAGAAAAGGATAATATTGGCAAGAGCAATGCGTACATAGAGTGGATAAGGGAGTTTTACAATACAATGGCACCCTTTGTTTCAAGCGCGCCTAGAGCAGCTTATGTCAACTACATGGATCTGGACCTTGGAATGATGGACTACTTATTGCTAAATACTAGTAATACGAATCATGCAGTGGAGAGAGCTAGGGTCTGGGGTGAAAAGTATTTCTTGAATAACTATGATAGGTTGGTAAAAGCTAAGACAACAATTGACCCACTAAATGTTTTTCGACATCAACAGGGCATCCCTCCCATACTCACCTAA